In Variovorax paradoxus, a single genomic region encodes these proteins:
- a CDS encoding SidA/IucD/PvdA family monooxygenase: MTSASPPNPDRSALEALRLLGPAPANWVPAHEGVDHNVLVVGGGQTGSAFAFALQRAGVGGVSVIDAAPDASRSGVWLTRARMHKLRTLKNLVGPEGPVVALGFQAWYEARHGQEAYAAIDRIGRTDWAAYLDWFRGITGTTVRYGTRLASFEPVQSAAVPHFRLHLEVDGQTRTETARKLIFANGVAGSGAPFVPELLSGAVNQGLAAHTGHAIDFDALAGKKVAVVGGAASAFDAAAVALESGAAAVHLFVRRDHIPATPVARVRGYPGLYDNYLSLPDATRWHHAARYRRLGTTPPTDSVQRVLKFPNFHLHLSAPWQGAQVQDGQVVTSVHDERFHFDFVIAGTGYTHELSQRPELAGIAQLVLRWRDRYQPAPDERDDELGAAPYLGAGLEFLEKTPGTAPWLRDIHVYNPGGFATVGLPLGDVPSIRGYVPAVVRRISEDLLHADLTLHEARTRADVPADFGEELYGVAVWQGGGRRLAA, encoded by the coding sequence TCCGGACCGTTCAGCCCTCGAAGCGCTGCGCCTGCTCGGCCCTGCGCCCGCCAACTGGGTGCCCGCGCACGAAGGCGTTGACCACAACGTGCTGGTCGTCGGCGGCGGCCAGACCGGCAGCGCCTTTGCCTTCGCGCTGCAGCGCGCGGGCGTAGGCGGCGTGAGCGTGATCGACGCGGCACCCGACGCTTCGCGCTCGGGCGTGTGGCTCACGCGGGCGCGCATGCACAAGCTGCGCACGCTCAAGAACCTGGTCGGTCCCGAAGGTCCCGTCGTGGCGTTGGGCTTCCAGGCCTGGTACGAGGCACGGCACGGCCAGGAGGCCTATGCCGCCATCGACCGTATCGGGCGCACCGACTGGGCCGCGTACCTCGACTGGTTCCGCGGCATCACCGGCACCACGGTGCGCTATGGCACGCGGCTCGCGAGCTTCGAGCCGGTGCAGAGCGCGGCGGTACCGCATTTCAGGCTGCACCTCGAAGTGGACGGCCAGACGCGCACGGAAACCGCACGCAAACTGATCTTCGCGAACGGCGTGGCCGGCAGCGGCGCGCCCTTTGTTCCCGAACTGCTGTCGGGCGCCGTGAACCAGGGCCTTGCTGCCCATACCGGCCATGCGATCGACTTCGACGCACTGGCGGGCAAGAAGGTGGCTGTCGTCGGCGGTGCCGCCTCGGCCTTCGATGCGGCCGCGGTGGCGCTGGAAAGCGGCGCGGCCGCGGTGCACCTGTTCGTTCGGCGTGACCACATTCCCGCGACGCCGGTGGCGCGCGTGCGCGGCTACCCGGGCCTGTATGACAACTACCTGTCGCTGCCCGATGCCACGCGATGGCACCATGCGGCGCGCTACCGCCGCTTGGGCACCACGCCGCCGACGGACTCGGTGCAGCGCGTGCTGAAATTCCCGAACTTCCATCTGCACCTGAGCGCGCCGTGGCAAGGCGCGCAGGTGCAGGACGGCCAGGTGGTGACATCGGTGCATGACGAGCGTTTTCATTTCGACTTCGTGATCGCGGGCACCGGTTACACGCACGAACTGTCGCAGCGGCCCGAGCTGGCCGGCATCGCCCAACTGGTTCTGCGCTGGCGCGACCGCTACCAGCCGGCGCCCGACGAGCGCGACGACGAACTGGGCGCGGCGCCCTACCTGGGCGCGGGGCTCGAGTTCCTCGAGAAGACGCCGGGCACCGCACCGTGGCTGCGCGACATCCATGTCTACAACCCCGGCGGCTTCGCCACCGTCGGCTTGCCGCTGGGCGACGTGCCCAGCATCCGCGGCTACGTGCCCGCCGTGGTGCGCCGCATCAGCGAAGACTTGTTGCATGCCGACCTCACGCTGCACGAG